A single region of the Paramicrobacterium fandaimingii genome encodes:
- a CDS encoding ABC transporter ATP-binding protein, translated as MKVIANTFGRILPYLPAGARRFLSWYAVLTSILAVVDVVALLALAATLAAAVSGTSFNLPVIGTIPASATLWIIIIASVVIVTKSALSVWLQWQATRRFAKYELSIGQHLLAAYIRAPWTDRLSRNTSQILQMTDTGIANVVAGFLLPLTTMPGLIVTSVGVLAAIVVTQPLTALVTVVYLGGIASLQYVVLGRKTRQAARVARDSALRVASLVSGMVAALKEITLRDKARELEDAVGTVRAQTARARANSSFLSTVPRFIFDAAIIGGFVLAGGVSFAIGGMDQAISAVALFGIAGFRLIPSLTGFQNIVTRAITAGPYVNAVVNDIDDSREYLANHEQLGKEPLPENPQTLTFRDVEYTYPGGTDPVLRNVDLTIPLGATVGIAGSSGAGKSTLIDLLLGLLLPTRGSIDIDDAELSGVLSAWRRRVGYVPQEVALFDGTIAQNIALTWGEEYDVERVERAAKRAQLWQVVVDREHGLNTRVGERGLALSGGQRQRLGIARALYNDPLVLVLDEATSALDTRTEADVTDAIHALHGDITVIAVAHRLSTIRTSDLLVFMKEGRIQAQGSFAEVVANDPDFAMQAKLAGLT; from the coding sequence ATGAAAGTCATCGCCAATACGTTCGGGCGCATTCTGCCGTACCTGCCTGCTGGCGCGCGCCGCTTTCTCAGCTGGTACGCGGTGCTCACATCGATTCTCGCCGTCGTCGACGTCGTTGCTCTTCTCGCATTGGCTGCGACGCTCGCCGCCGCCGTTTCGGGTACCAGTTTCAACTTGCCCGTCATCGGAACGATTCCGGCGAGCGCGACGCTCTGGATCATCATCATCGCCAGCGTGGTAATTGTGACGAAATCGGCGCTCAGCGTGTGGCTGCAGTGGCAGGCCACGCGACGATTCGCCAAATATGAGCTGTCGATCGGCCAGCACCTTCTTGCCGCGTACATCCGCGCTCCGTGGACCGATCGCCTGTCGCGAAACACCTCGCAGATTCTGCAGATGACCGACACCGGCATCGCGAACGTCGTCGCAGGCTTTCTGCTTCCGCTCACGACGATGCCGGGCCTCATTGTGACGTCGGTGGGAGTGCTCGCAGCCATCGTCGTGACACAGCCGCTCACCGCTCTCGTGACGGTTGTGTACCTCGGCGGCATCGCCTCACTTCAATACGTTGTACTCGGTCGCAAGACACGGCAGGCGGCCCGGGTCGCACGCGACTCGGCGCTGCGTGTAGCGTCCCTCGTTTCTGGCATGGTGGCGGCGCTCAAAGAGATCACGCTTCGCGACAAGGCGAGAGAGCTCGAGGATGCCGTTGGCACGGTGCGTGCCCAGACGGCGCGCGCCCGCGCGAACTCCAGTTTTCTCTCCACGGTTCCGCGCTTTATCTTCGATGCAGCGATTATCGGAGGTTTCGTTCTGGCCGGGGGAGTGTCGTTCGCCATCGGAGGCATGGATCAGGCAATCTCGGCGGTTGCGCTGTTCGGCATCGCGGGGTTTCGGCTCATTCCATCTCTCACCGGCTTTCAGAACATCGTGACGCGCGCGATCACCGCGGGACCATACGTGAATGCGGTCGTCAACGACATCGACGACTCGCGTGAATACCTCGCAAACCACGAGCAGCTTGGCAAGGAGCCGCTTCCCGAGAACCCGCAGACGCTGACGTTCCGAGACGTCGAATACACGTACCCAGGCGGCACCGATCCCGTTTTGAGAAACGTCGACCTCACCATCCCGCTTGGCGCTACAGTCGGCATCGCCGGTTCGTCTGGCGCGGGCAAATCCACGCTCATCGATCTTCTGCTCGGACTGCTGTTGCCCACCCGTGGTTCCATCGACATCGACGACGCTGAGCTTTCGGGGGTGCTCTCTGCCTGGCGACGCCGGGTCGGATATGTTCCTCAGGAAGTCGCGCTTTTTGACGGGACGATCGCGCAGAATATCGCGCTGACGTGGGGCGAAGAGTATGACGTCGAGCGCGTGGAGAGAGCCGCTAAGAGGGCTCAATTGTGGCAGGTCGTCGTAGATCGCGAGCACGGTCTGAACACGCGCGTTGGTGAGCGCGGCCTCGCGCTCTCTGGCGGTCAGAGGCAGCGGCTCGGCATCGCACGCGCGTTGTACAACGACCCGCTCGTTCTTGTGCTCGATGAGGCAACGAGCGCGCTCGACACACGAACCGAGGCAGACGTCACTGATGCTATCCACGCTCTTCACGGTGACATCACAGTGATCGCCGTCGCGCACCGGCTATCGACGATTCGTACATCTGATCTTCTCGTCTTCATGAAAGAGGGTCGAATTCAGGCTCAAGGCTCGTTCGCTGAGGTGGTGGCGAACGACCCAGACTTCGCCATGCAGGCGAAACTCGCGGGCCTCACGTAA
- a CDS encoding glycosyltransferase family 1 protein, whose amino-acid sequence MSRFGRYAALGARVLRARVPDRLANVFLPSNQRIRALELPKPPSPPGGACSLYIAPVNFAGQGRAWARAAGMLPGIEARNMQYRGSSDLAFDADYSVSDHVFWHSHDWAARQKRAVRTGFSHVLVEAERAIFGSAFSGYLEREVAWLTRSGVHVAAVSHGTDLRLPSRHAQLDEWSPFRGAPSSWVAGLESRARRNHEILDALDIPVFVSTPELLLDRAGSTWLPVVVDPERWQTDAPPLERARPRVLHAPTNPLVKGTALIEPILQKLDAEDVIDYVRVERVPAAQMPQLYREADIVLEQFALGMYSVTSVEAMAAGRLVFAHIHDQVRDHVLSVTGRDLPVQSVTPARLEERLRDVVSRREHYRAVAAEGPAFVKAVHDGRFSATVLAPFLGVSDSARKGLGKN is encoded by the coding sequence ATGTCGCGATTCGGCCGGTACGCCGCACTTGGCGCGCGCGTGCTCCGCGCACGCGTTCCCGACCGGCTCGCAAATGTCTTTCTCCCCTCAAATCAGCGCATCCGTGCATTGGAACTGCCGAAGCCTCCCTCCCCACCAGGAGGAGCCTGTTCGCTGTACATCGCTCCCGTGAACTTTGCGGGACAAGGGAGAGCCTGGGCTCGAGCGGCGGGGATGCTCCCCGGAATTGAGGCGCGTAACATGCAGTATCGCGGCTCGAGCGACCTCGCATTCGACGCCGACTACTCTGTGTCGGATCATGTGTTCTGGCACTCACACGACTGGGCGGCGCGTCAGAAGCGGGCCGTCCGTACCGGGTTTTCTCATGTGCTCGTCGAAGCCGAGAGGGCGATATTCGGCTCTGCTTTTAGCGGATACCTTGAGCGCGAAGTCGCATGGCTCACTCGAAGCGGGGTGCACGTCGCAGCCGTGAGTCATGGCACAGACCTGCGCCTGCCCTCACGACACGCGCAGCTCGATGAGTGGTCTCCGTTCAGGGGCGCACCATCGTCATGGGTAGCAGGACTCGAATCTCGTGCACGACGCAACCACGAGATACTCGATGCCCTCGACATACCCGTCTTTGTGTCGACGCCTGAGCTTCTGCTGGATCGCGCCGGGTCCACGTGGCTCCCTGTCGTCGTCGACCCCGAGCGTTGGCAGACTGATGCGCCGCCTCTCGAGCGCGCTCGTCCTCGCGTGCTACACGCACCAACGAACCCGCTCGTCAAGGGAACGGCGCTCATCGAGCCGATCTTGCAGAAACTCGACGCCGAAGACGTCATCGACTACGTGCGAGTTGAGCGTGTTCCGGCCGCGCAGATGCCGCAGCTCTACCGCGAGGCCGACATCGTGCTCGAGCAGTTTGCCCTGGGAATGTATTCGGTGACTTCGGTCGAGGCGATGGCAGCCGGACGACTCGTCTTCGCTCACATTCACGATCAGGTGCGCGATCACGTATTGAGTGTCACGGGCAGGGACCTTCCCGTGCAATCGGTGACTCCCGCGCGACTTGAAGAACGGCTGCGCGACGTGGTGTCGCGGCGGGAGCACTATCGCGCGGTCGCAGCGGAAGGTCCGGCATTCGTGAAGGCGGTGCACGACGGGCGTTTCTCTGCCACCGTGCTCGCGCCCTTTCTCGGTGTCAGCGACTCAGCGAGAAAGGGCCTCGGCAAGAATTGA
- a CDS encoding Gfo/Idh/MocA family oxidoreductase, whose amino-acid sequence MMAENLRAGLLGIGMMGRHHARVLREVDGVDLVAVADPAGDPHGVAGDLSVLPDVDGLISAGIDMAVVAVPTRFHEGAALTLAAAGVHTFVEKPIAETVEAGRRMTDAFAQAGLVGAVGHIERFNPALQELRRRLAAGELGNVYQVATRRQGPFPARIADVGVGKDLATHDIDLTAWVTQSDYTRVFAQTGFKSGREHEDMIAVTGRLASGAVVSHLVNWLSPMKERITVVTGEKGAFIADTATGDLTFYANGTIPLEWESVSAFRGVSEGDVTRYAFAKREPLRVEHEAFRDAVLGQASDVVTMQQGLRALQVVEATLESARTGEAVTP is encoded by the coding sequence ATGATGGCTGAGAATCTTCGTGCGGGGTTGTTGGGCATCGGCATGATGGGTCGTCATCATGCGCGGGTTCTGCGTGAGGTCGATGGTGTTGATCTTGTCGCTGTTGCTGATCCCGCGGGTGACCCGCATGGTGTTGCGGGTGATCTGTCGGTTTTGCCTGATGTTGATGGGTTGATTTCTGCGGGCATTGATATGGCTGTTGTTGCGGTGCCGACGCGGTTTCATGAGGGTGCTGCGTTGACGTTGGCGGCTGCGGGTGTGCATACGTTTGTGGAGAAGCCGATCGCTGAGACGGTTGAGGCGGGTCGGCGTATGACTGATGCGTTTGCGCAGGCTGGTCTGGTCGGTGCTGTCGGGCACATTGAGCGTTTCAATCCGGCATTGCAGGAGCTGAGGCGTCGTCTGGCCGCGGGCGAGCTGGGCAATGTCTACCAGGTGGCGACGCGTCGTCAGGGGCCATTTCCTGCTCGCATTGCCGATGTCGGGGTCGGCAAGGACCTTGCAACGCATGATATTGATCTGACGGCGTGGGTGACGCAAAGCGATTACACGCGTGTTTTTGCTCAGACGGGGTTCAAGAGCGGCCGGGAGCATGAAGACATGATTGCTGTGACTGGTCGGCTCGCCTCGGGTGCTGTGGTGAGTCACCTGGTGAATTGGTTGAGTCCGATGAAGGAACGCATCACTGTCGTGACGGGGGAGAAGGGTGCGTTCATCGCCGACACGGCGACGGGCGACCTCACGTTCTACGCGAACGGCACGATTCCGCTGGAGTGGGAGTCTGTCAGTGCGTTCCGCGGCGTTTCCGAGGGAGACGTCACACGGTACGCATTCGCGAAGCGGGAGCCGCTCCGCGTCGAGCACGAAGCTTTTCGAGACGCGGTGCTCGGCCAGGCAAGCGACGTCGTCACAATGCAGCAGGGCCTTCGCGCACTCCAAGTCGTCGAAGCCACACTTGAATCAGCACGCACAGGCGAGGCCGTCACCCCCTGA
- a CDS encoding glycosyltransferase family 4 protein gives MSRPRILCISLSPIERDARVLRQISVLAEYGDVVTVGYGDTPEGATEHVGVPGDLPSLPQDPIGVLKLATRRFRSAELSAPGIRFAKKALTGRRFDLVVANDARVLDLAFSVADGAPVWADMHEWAPEERTHVLSWRLLVAPFMTHLCRAYLPRAAAVTTVGGRIAELYSSAFGVRPRVMRNAAPYATLEPQPVTPDSIRLVHSGAAVYGRNLELMIDAMQLLDDRFTLDLYLVSAADGGTYLNQLKERAAGDTRVRFRDPVKPNNLPRTLNSYDVGVFWIPPVHTNARYTLPNKLFDFVQARLAVAIGPSEEMVDVVTQYELGVVSRDFTAESCADSLRSLTANAVTAFKAKTDAAARELSFETEAQVARSILAEALSR, from the coding sequence GTGAGCCGACCTCGCATTCTTTGCATCTCCCTCTCGCCGATAGAACGAGATGCCCGCGTTCTACGCCAGATCTCTGTTCTGGCTGAATACGGCGACGTGGTCACTGTCGGCTATGGCGATACCCCCGAGGGGGCGACCGAGCACGTCGGCGTTCCCGGCGATCTGCCTTCCCTTCCGCAAGACCCCATCGGCGTGCTCAAACTGGCGACGCGCCGATTTCGCAGCGCCGAGCTGAGTGCTCCGGGAATCCGCTTCGCGAAGAAGGCGCTCACCGGTCGTCGTTTTGACCTCGTTGTTGCAAACGATGCCCGTGTGCTCGATCTTGCCTTCTCAGTCGCGGACGGTGCTCCCGTGTGGGCAGACATGCACGAATGGGCTCCGGAAGAGCGCACGCACGTTCTGAGTTGGCGTCTGCTCGTCGCGCCATTCATGACTCACCTTTGTCGCGCGTATCTTCCCCGCGCCGCTGCCGTCACGACAGTGGGCGGCAGAATCGCCGAACTCTACTCCTCGGCCTTCGGCGTGCGGCCGCGCGTCATGCGCAATGCAGCGCCCTACGCCACGCTCGAACCGCAACCGGTCACTCCTGACAGCATCCGGCTCGTGCACAGCGGAGCCGCCGTTTACGGGCGCAACCTCGAGCTGATGATCGACGCGATGCAGCTCCTCGACGATCGCTTCACTCTAGATCTCTACCTCGTGTCGGCGGCAGATGGCGGTACCTACCTGAACCAGCTGAAAGAGCGTGCCGCCGGAGACACCCGCGTGAGGTTCAGAGACCCGGTCAAACCGAACAACCTGCCCCGTACGCTCAATTCCTACGATGTCGGTGTGTTCTGGATTCCGCCGGTGCACACCAACGCCAGATATACCCTCCCCAATAAGCTGTTCGACTTCGTGCAGGCGCGACTTGCCGTTGCCATCGGCCCGTCAGAAGAGATGGTCGACGTGGTGACCCAGTACGAACTCGGCGTTGTGTCACGAGACTTCACGGCGGAGTCGTGTGCCGATTCGCTCCGGTCGCTCACGGCGAATGCCGTGACGGCATTCAAGGCGAAGACGGATGCCGCGGCGCGCGAGCTCAGCTTTGAGACCGAGGCGCAGGTTGCGCGGTCAATTCTTGCCGAGGCCCTTTCTCGCTGA
- a CDS encoding glycosyltransferase — protein MKRSEGALRIAITKGSLLIPPTYFAVQHAQRLSDDFDFSVFAGTTEITDAGARHSLRIVDALDDVLPVSRRLSARHREIVSAAMPLVLRRKIAQWHPDVIHQHFGYASLAAVHAAKDSGARLLVTVHGGDAFSMLKSPSSRSLAGRPALARMQRHVSAAYKHSDTVLAVSEYIAGIAVEGGADARRVRVHYQGVDTEWFHPAERESRHIPRLLFVGRLVETKGVRDLIEASASIVNEQPHELDVVGGGPLLDELRASAPSHVHIRGSQPRSAVKAFMQQADTLVLPTRVNNGAREAAGLVLVEAQACGTPVIAYDSGGTSEMVDDGVTGTLTREGDIGELSDALAQFLGQPDEKRERMRDAARNFAVRSRSLDESCRQLAAIYTEESQ, from the coding sequence ATGAAGAGAAGTGAAGGCGCGTTGCGAATCGCCATTACCAAGGGGTCTCTGCTGATTCCTCCCACGTACTTCGCTGTTCAGCATGCGCAACGGCTGAGCGACGATTTCGACTTTTCCGTGTTTGCCGGAACAACGGAGATCACCGATGCGGGCGCACGGCACTCTCTGCGAATCGTCGATGCACTCGACGATGTGCTTCCCGTCTCGCGCCGGCTCTCAGCCAGGCACCGCGAGATCGTGTCGGCGGCGATGCCTCTTGTGCTGCGCCGAAAGATTGCGCAGTGGCACCCCGATGTTATTCACCAGCACTTCGGCTACGCATCGCTCGCGGCCGTGCATGCGGCGAAGGATTCGGGAGCCCGCCTGCTTGTCACCGTCCACGGCGGTGATGCATTCTCGATGCTCAAGTCACCGTCGTCGCGCTCTCTCGCTGGTCGCCCAGCGCTCGCACGCATGCAGCGTCACGTCAGTGCCGCCTACAAGCATTCCGACACCGTTCTCGCCGTGAGCGAGTACATTGCGGGCATCGCCGTCGAAGGCGGAGCAGATGCCCGACGGGTGCGCGTGCACTATCAAGGTGTCGACACCGAGTGGTTCCACCCTGCTGAACGGGAAAGTCGCCACATTCCGCGACTCCTGTTCGTCGGGCGGCTCGTGGAAACCAAGGGCGTACGCGACCTCATCGAGGCGTCGGCATCCATCGTCAATGAACAGCCACACGAACTGGATGTTGTCGGAGGAGGCCCCCTCCTCGACGAACTGCGGGCGTCCGCACCGTCCCACGTGCATATTCGCGGATCGCAACCCCGTTCAGCTGTGAAGGCGTTTATGCAGCAGGCCGATACTCTCGTGCTACCAACGCGCGTCAACAACGGTGCGCGCGAAGCAGCCGGACTCGTGCTCGTGGAGGCGCAGGCCTGTGGTACGCCGGTCATTGCCTATGACAGCGGAGGAACATCAGAGATGGTTGATGACGGCGTCACCGGAACGCTCACCCGCGAAGGAGACATTGGAGAACTCTCAGACGCGCTGGCGCAGTTTCTCGGTCAACCAGATGAGAAACGGGAGCGAATGCGTGACGCCGCGCGCAACTTCGCCGTGCGTTCACGCAGTCTTGACGAGAGCTGCCGTCAACTCGCCGCGATCTACACGGAGGAATCCCAGTGA
- a CDS encoding glycosyltransferase: MSLERRPHLLYVAWGYPPSRSGGAYRLLATANAFARSGWDVTVLTCEREVFLRSTGIDPSMEERIDPSIDVHRLPFPNRETILDLTQWSRFRAWAPEIWNMLQAMQTARTFPEPRYGLWRPVLENAAEQVHQKHPVDLVIGSANPNVVHVAGAYLHQQHGVPFVMDYRDTWQLDMYSGKRTLSDRHPAATWERKLVGDAAEIWFVNDPIAQWHAELYPDAAERIRVVPNGFDPGFVGAAAVSKHSAPTTVHVGNIGTMTGQTPIRPLIEGWTLARQSGDALADAQLDLYGYLGHQGDDEGGVLTAISEVGDCSVAYRGPVAKAEISAIYNGLDVLILPLGTSRFMTSGKVFEYMATGLPIVSVHDPVNASSGVLSGYPGWFPVELMDAASIADALGKAVTYARGQTDADRVAAREWASAFERSNILEPIIERWTERIEKGS; this comes from the coding sequence GTGTCTCTCGAAAGACGACCACACCTACTCTATGTTGCTTGGGGTTATCCGCCCTCGCGCAGCGGTGGGGCGTATCGCCTGCTCGCGACGGCGAACGCCTTCGCGCGATCAGGGTGGGACGTCACGGTTCTCACGTGTGAGCGTGAGGTGTTTCTGCGCAGCACGGGCATCGACCCGTCGATGGAAGAGCGCATCGACCCGTCTATCGACGTTCATCGCCTTCCCTTCCCCAATCGCGAGACAATTCTCGACCTCACGCAGTGGAGCCGATTTCGCGCGTGGGCGCCCGAGATCTGGAACATGTTGCAGGCAATGCAGACAGCTCGCACCTTCCCCGAACCGCGCTACGGACTGTGGCGTCCCGTGCTCGAGAATGCCGCGGAGCAGGTGCATCAGAAGCATCCGGTCGATCTCGTCATCGGGTCGGCGAACCCCAACGTCGTGCACGTGGCGGGGGCCTACCTTCACCAACAGCACGGCGTGCCATTCGTCATGGACTACCGCGATACGTGGCAGCTCGACATGTACTCGGGCAAGCGCACCCTCAGCGATCGGCATCCGGCAGCGACATGGGAGAGAAAGCTGGTCGGTGACGCGGCAGAGATCTGGTTCGTTAACGATCCGATCGCGCAGTGGCACGCCGAGCTCTACCCCGATGCCGCCGAGCGCATTCGCGTTGTGCCTAACGGGTTCGACCCGGGGTTCGTCGGCGCTGCCGCCGTCAGCAAGCACTCTGCTCCGACCACAGTTCACGTGGGAAACATCGGAACGATGACGGGACAGACGCCGATCCGTCCGCTCATTGAGGGGTGGACTCTGGCGCGCCAGTCGGGCGATGCGCTCGCCGATGCGCAGCTCGACCTCTATGGCTACCTCGGGCATCAGGGCGACGATGAGGGCGGCGTGCTCACGGCGATTTCCGAGGTCGGCGACTGCAGTGTCGCGTATCGGGGCCCCGTGGCGAAGGCAGAGATTTCCGCGATCTACAACGGGCTCGACGTGCTGATTCTCCCGCTGGGCACGAGTCGGTTCATGACCAGTGGCAAGGTGTTTGAATATATGGCGACGGGTCTTCCCATCGTGTCGGTACACGATCCCGTGAACGCCTCAAGTGGTGTGCTCAGCGGTTACCCCGGCTGGTTTCCTGTCGAGCTAATGGATGCCGCCAGCATTGCTGATGCGCTCGGCAAAGCCGTCACGTATGCACGGGGCCAGACGGATGCCGATCGCGTTGCTGCGCGCGAATGGGCATCCGCATTCGAGAGATCGAACATACTCGAGCCAATTATCGAACGCTGGACCGAACGCATCGAGAAGGGCAGCTGA
- a CDS encoding DegT/DnrJ/EryC1/StrS family aminotransferase — MADAFIPPAKPIIGDDERAAVDRVLLSGMVAQGPEVAAFETEFAAHFVAGRTVVAVNSGTSGLHVGLLAAGVGPGDEVIVPSFTFAATGNAVALTGATPVFVDIEPEQFTVDPVAVEAAITPRTKGIMPVHLYGHPAHMRELGAIATKHGLHLFEDAAQAHGAGLDGRAVGTFGAFGMFSLYPTKNMTSGEGGMVSFDDAELVRRAKLLRNQGMEKQYENELVGFNYRMTDIHAAIGRVQLGKVDAWTASRQANAAYLDAHLENVVTPPVAEGATHVYHQYTVRVTDDRDGFVAALKNEHNVGAGVYYPVPNHRLPSLQGFAEGLQLPQTERAASEVVSLPVHPSLTENDRERIVTAVNIVARAGA, encoded by the coding sequence GTGGCGGATGCGTTTATTCCACCGGCGAAGCCAATTATCGGAGACGATGAGCGTGCGGCTGTTGACCGGGTTCTGCTGAGTGGGATGGTTGCTCAGGGGCCGGAGGTGGCGGCATTCGAGACGGAGTTCGCTGCTCATTTTGTTGCGGGGCGCACGGTTGTTGCTGTGAATTCAGGCACGTCGGGTTTGCATGTTGGTTTGCTCGCGGCGGGTGTCGGGCCGGGCGATGAGGTTATTGTGCCGTCGTTTACGTTCGCGGCGACGGGTAACGCTGTTGCGTTGACGGGTGCGACTCCGGTGTTTGTTGATATTGAGCCGGAGCAGTTCACGGTGGATCCGGTTGCCGTTGAGGCGGCGATTACTCCGCGTACGAAGGGCATCATGCCGGTGCACCTGTACGGGCACCCGGCGCACATGCGCGAGTTGGGTGCGATTGCAACGAAGCATGGTCTGCACCTTTTCGAGGATGCTGCTCAGGCGCATGGTGCCGGGCTCGATGGGCGCGCGGTTGGCACGTTTGGTGCGTTCGGGATGTTCAGCTTGTATCCGACGAAGAACATGACCAGCGGTGAAGGTGGCATGGTTTCGTTTGACGATGCAGAGCTTGTCAGGCGTGCGAAGCTGCTGCGTAATCAGGGGATGGAGAAGCAGTACGAGAATGAACTCGTCGGCTTCAACTACCGCATGACGGATATTCACGCGGCGATCGGGCGTGTGCAGTTGGGCAAGGTTGATGCGTGGACGGCGTCGCGTCAGGCGAATGCGGCGTATCTTGATGCGCATCTTGAGAATGTTGTGACTCCGCCGGTGGCGGAGGGCGCTACGCATGTGTATCACCAGTACACAGTGCGAGTTACGGATGATCGTGACGGGTTCGTTGCAGCGTTGAAGAACGAACACAACGTGGGCGCTGGGGTGTATTACCCGGTGCCAAATCACCGGTTGCCGTCGTTGCAGGGGTTTGCTGAGGGGCTCCAGCTTCCGCAGACGGAGCGTGCGGCGTCGGAGGTTGTGTCTTTGCCGGTTCATCCGTCGTTGACCGAGAACGATCGTGAGCGCATTGTCACCGCGGTGAACATTGTTGCGCGGGCTGGAGCATGA
- a CDS encoding glycosyltransferase family 4 protein — MRITIVSRIFAPEPGAASLRLKSLVEALAHAGAQVDVMTTAPPASKSGQTDMPARVSRWPVLRDSSGYVRGYLQYMSFDIPAFFRVLFHKRIDVIVVEPPPTTGLFVRLGSALRRIPYVYFAADIWSDAAGSTGAASWIVSGVRFIEKLALSGATHVIAVSDAVADRVKTLAPTAHVTVAGHGVDTSLFTPEGAAPAEPADIVYVGTASEWHGASVALDVVIALLTENIELTAAFIGQGSEWLSLKQRAEKSSVSARIRVLPTVVPEEAAMWLRSARVSIATLKPGLGYDFAVPTKIYSSLASGTPVAYAGPDPVRSMVVDNRLGVATDYDAELLTQQLRALLEGSGELSASSMRAWTQDNVSATAVAGRAATAIMQSARHDA; from the coding sequence ATGCGGATCACAATTGTCTCGCGCATCTTCGCCCCCGAGCCCGGAGCTGCGTCGCTGAGGCTGAAAAGTCTCGTTGAGGCTCTCGCGCATGCGGGTGCGCAGGTTGACGTCATGACAACGGCACCCCCGGCCTCGAAATCGGGGCAGACCGACATGCCGGCTCGGGTTTCTCGATGGCCGGTGCTGAGAGACAGCAGCGGTTACGTTCGCGGCTATCTGCAGTACATGAGTTTCGACATTCCTGCTTTCTTCCGCGTGCTGTTTCACAAGCGGATCGACGTGATCGTTGTCGAGCCTCCTCCAACCACCGGGCTGTTCGTTCGCCTCGGCTCTGCGCTGCGTAGAATTCCGTACGTCTATTTCGCGGCAGACATCTGGTCAGACGCCGCTGGCTCGACGGGCGCGGCATCGTGGATTGTGTCGGGCGTGCGATTCATCGAGAAGCTCGCCCTGTCGGGTGCTACCCACGTGATCGCCGTGTCAGACGCGGTTGCCGACCGTGTGAAGACGCTCGCGCCGACCGCTCACGTGACTGTGGCGGGCCACGGTGTGGACACCAGCCTGTTCACCCCGGAGGGGGCGGCCCCCGCCGAGCCAGCAGACATCGTCTATGTGGGCACGGCAAGCGAATGGCACGGCGCCAGCGTCGCATTGGACGTGGTCATCGCGCTCCTCACCGAGAACATCGAGCTGACCGCCGCATTCATCGGTCAGGGAAGCGAATGGCTTTCGCTGAAGCAGAGAGCCGAGAAATCCAGCGTTTCCGCGCGAATTCGCGTCTTGCCGACGGTTGTGCCTGAAGAGGCGGCGATGTGGCTGAGATCAGCGCGAGTGAGCATCGCGACGCTAAAGCCAGGGCTCGGCTACGACTTCGCCGTGCCGACGAAGATCTATTCGTCGCTTGCATCGGGTACCCCAGTCGCCTATGCGGGCCCCGATCCTGTGCGGTCAATGGTCGTCGACAATCGGCTCGGCGTTGCCACTGACTACGATGCCGAGCTGCTCACCCAACAGCTGCGAGCGCTGCTCGAGGGAAGCGGCGAACTCAGCGCGTCGAGCATGCGCGCATGGACGCAAGATAATGTTTCTGCGACGGCAGTAGCGGGTCGCGCAGCGACGGCGATTATGCAGAGTGCGCGTCATGATGCATAG